A genomic region of Aureimonas populi contains the following coding sequences:
- a CDS encoding ABC transporter permease → MSLRLEPRLQPSRLMLFASPLAAVVATLIVGGVVFTLLGYDGFGAVRQIFLAPLTNINRWQDLLVKAAPLAIIAIGLSIGFRANVWNIGAEGQYVVGGLAGTGIALATLDLSGAWILPAMVLGGIVGGMAYAAVPAFLRVKLGVNEILSSLMLNYVAIQLLYYLMRGPWRDPMGFGFPQTAMFSLDQTLPIIVPRTLIHLGIPLALALALAVWFVMARTVAGFQVRLMGLSPQAARYGGFSENRIVWLCLLAGGGLAGLAGILEAAGPFGQMVPSFPTGYGFTAIIVAFLGRLHPVGIVLASLVLALTYVGGESAQTAIGLPSAAIGVFQAMLLFFLLASDILIRYRLARGGRDAGGAKAGAGASRSGEAAV, encoded by the coding sequence ATGTCGCTCAGGCTTGAGCCGCGCCTTCAGCCCAGCCGCCTCATGCTGTTCGCCTCGCCGCTGGCGGCGGTGGTGGCGACGCTCATCGTCGGGGGCGTCGTCTTCACGCTTCTGGGCTATGACGGCTTCGGGGCCGTGCGGCAGATCTTCCTCGCGCCGCTCACCAACATCAACCGCTGGCAGGACCTTCTGGTGAAGGCGGCGCCGCTGGCCATCATCGCCATCGGCCTGTCCATCGGCTTCCGCGCCAATGTCTGGAACATCGGGGCCGAGGGCCAGTATGTCGTGGGCGGCCTTGCCGGCACCGGCATCGCGCTGGCCACGCTCGACCTGTCGGGCGCCTGGATCCTGCCGGCCATGGTGCTCGGCGGGATCGTGGGCGGCATGGCCTATGCGGCGGTTCCCGCCTTCCTGCGCGTGAAGCTGGGGGTCAACGAGATTCTCTCCAGCCTGATGCTGAACTACGTGGCCATCCAGCTTCTCTACTACCTGATGCGCGGCCCCTGGCGGGACCCGATGGGCTTCGGCTTCCCGCAGACGGCGATGTTCTCACTCGACCAGACGCTGCCCATCATCGTGCCGCGCACGCTCATCCATCTGGGCATTCCCCTCGCGCTGGCGCTGGCGCTGGCCGTGTGGTTCGTGATGGCGCGCACCGTGGCGGGCTTCCAGGTGCGGCTCATGGGCCTTTCCCCGCAGGCCGCGCGCTACGGCGGCTTTTCCGAGAACCGCATCGTCTGGCTCTGCCTTCTGGCGGGCGGCGGCCTGGCCGGCCTGGCCGGCATTCTGGAAGCGGCCGGCCCGTTCGGCCAGATGGTGCCCAGCTTTCCCACCGGCTACGGCTTCACCGCCATCATCGTCGCCTTCCTGGGGCGCCTGCACCCCGTCGGCATCGTGCTGGCCAGCCTCGTCCTCGCCCTCACCTATGTGGGCGGGGAAAGCGCGCAGACCGCCATCGGCCTGCCCTCGGCGGCCATCGGCGTGTTCCAGGCCATGCTGCTCTTCTTCCTCCTCGCCTCCGACATCCTCATCCGCTACCGCCTTGCCCGCGGCGGGCGGGATGCGGGCGGGGCGAAGGCCGGCGCCGGGGCTTCGCGCTCCGGGGAGGCAGCGGTATGA
- a CDS encoding ABC transporter permease produces MSPEFAVAIIFAVVMSSTPILIAALGELVVEKSGVLNLGVEGMMLIGAVTGFIVTVSTGSPWLGALAALAAGAAVSMIFGYLTLTLTANQVATGLALTIFGTGVSALLGASFVGVTTSTLGPVFPRALAADPIWRVLFGYSPLVYLSFALTLAVWWFLKHSRAGLVLRAVGESDSSAYSIGYPVLFVRYMAVLFGGALAGLAGAFYSLVLTPMWAERLTSGRGWIAIALVVFAAWRPGRLLLGAYLFGAVITLELQAKAAGWSGLAPEFLTSLPYLATILVLALISGRRLSARTAAPACLGKPFRAAA; encoded by the coding sequence ATGAGCCCCGAATTCGCCGTCGCCATCATCTTCGCGGTGGTCATGTCCTCCACCCCCATCCTCATCGCCGCGCTGGGCGAGCTGGTGGTGGAGAAGTCCGGCGTCCTCAACCTGGGCGTCGAGGGCATGATGCTGATCGGCGCGGTGACGGGCTTCATCGTCACCGTCTCGACCGGCTCGCCATGGCTCGGCGCGCTGGCGGCGCTGGCAGCGGGCGCGGCCGTTTCCATGATCTTCGGCTATCTGACGCTGACGCTGACGGCCAACCAGGTGGCCACGGGCCTTGCGCTCACCATTTTCGGCACCGGCGTCTCGGCGCTTCTGGGCGCGTCCTTCGTCGGGGTCACGACCTCCACGCTCGGGCCCGTCTTCCCGCGCGCGCTCGCGGCTGATCCGATATGGCGCGTTCTGTTCGGCTATTCGCCGCTCGTCTACCTGTCCTTCGCCCTGACGCTGGCGGTCTGGTGGTTCCTGAAGCACAGCCGCGCCGGGCTGGTGCTGCGCGCGGTGGGCGAAAGCGATAGCTCAGCCTATTCCATCGGTTATCCGGTTCTCTTCGTGCGTTACATGGCCGTGCTCTTCGGCGGTGCGCTGGCGGGGCTGGCGGGTGCCTTCTACTCGCTGGTGCTCACCCCCATGTGGGCCGAGCGGCTGACGTCGGGGCGCGGCTGGATCGCCATCGCGCTGGTGGTCTTCGCAGCGTGGCGGCCGGGCCGCCTGCTGCTCGGCGCCTATCTGTTCGGCGCCGTCATCACGCTGGAGTTGCAGGCCAAGGCCGCCGGCTGGTCCGGGCTCGCGCCCGAATTCCTGACCAGCCTGCCCTATCTGGCCACCATCCTCGTCCTCGCCCTCATTTCCGGCCGCCGGCTCAGCGCCCGCACCGCCGCCCCCGCCTGCCTGGGCAAGCCCTTCCGGGCCGCTGCCTGA
- a CDS encoding urate hydroxylase PuuD, with amino-acid sequence MWTYFSEWLSFGVRWLHVVTAIAWIGSSFYFIALDLGLRKPHGTPPEGVGGEAWQVHGGGFYHIQKYMVAPAHMPEDLTWFKWESYATWMSGFALLFLVYYVGADLYLIDRSVADLPVWGASLIGIGGLALGWVVYDFICKSPLKGNDTALLAVLFVYVVAASFIFSQLFSGRGAMLHTGAMIATLMTANVFFIIIPNQKIVVADLKAGRTPEARLGAEAKQRSLHNNYLTLPVIFLMLSNHYPLAFATQWNWAIAGLVLLMGAVIRHFFNTMHKTHRKLWWCWAVAGALFAAVITLSGAPGWRASAQKEEAVVLPRIEGDPGRALMASTHFPEAEGIVLARCSMCHARAPLWPGIGHAPKAIFLETPQDIVHNARLIDAQSVRSHAMPPGNITGLEAQERLTLSRWIASGDGLYRP; translated from the coding sequence ATGTGGACCTATTTCTCCGAATGGCTTTCCTTCGGCGTGCGCTGGCTGCACGTCGTCACCGCCATCGCCTGGATCGGCTCGTCCTTCTATTTCATCGCGCTCGATCTCGGCCTGCGCAAACCGCACGGCACCCCTCCCGAGGGCGTGGGCGGAGAGGCGTGGCAGGTGCATGGCGGGGGCTTCTACCACATCCAGAAATACATGGTCGCCCCGGCCCACATGCCCGAGGATCTGACCTGGTTCAAATGGGAGAGCTACGCGACGTGGATGTCGGGCTTCGCCCTGCTCTTCCTCGTCTATTATGTCGGCGCGGACCTTTACCTCATCGACCGCTCGGTGGCCGATTTGCCGGTCTGGGGCGCGAGCCTGATCGGCATAGGCGGCCTCGCGCTCGGCTGGGTGGTCTACGACTTCATCTGCAAGTCTCCGCTGAAGGGCAACGACACCGCTCTCCTCGCCGTCCTCTTCGTCTATGTCGTGGCGGCAAGCTTCATCTTCTCCCAGCTCTTCTCCGGGCGCGGCGCGATGCTGCACACGGGCGCGATGATCGCGACGCTGATGACGGCCAACGTCTTCTTCATCATCATCCCCAACCAGAAGATCGTGGTGGCGGACCTGAAGGCGGGCCGCACGCCCGAGGCCCGGCTGGGGGCGGAGGCCAAGCAGCGCTCGCTGCACAACAACTACCTGACCCTGCCCGTCATCTTCCTCATGCTGTCCAACCACTACCCGCTCGCCTTCGCTACCCAATGGAACTGGGCGATCGCCGGCCTCGTACTGCTGATGGGCGCGGTGATCCGGCACTTCTTCAACACCATGCACAAGACGCACCGGAAGCTGTGGTGGTGCTGGGCCGTGGCCGGGGCGCTGTTCGCGGCCGTCATCACGCTCTCCGGCGCGCCGGGCTGGCGCGCCTCGGCGCAGAAAGAGGAAGCCGTCGTCCTCCCGCGCATCGAAGGCGACCCCGGCCGCGCGCTGATGGCCTCCACCCATTTTCCCGAGGCGGAGGGCATCGTGCTGGCCCGCTGCTCCATGTGCCACGCGCGCGCGCCGCTCTGGCCGGGCATCGGCCACGCGCCCAAGGCCATCTTCCTCGAAACGCCGCAGGACATCGTCCACAATGCCCGGCTCATCGACGCGCAATCCGTGCGCAGCCACGCCATGCCGCCCGGCAACATTACCGGCCTGGAGGCGCAGGAGCGGCTGACGCTCTCGCGCTGGATCGCCTCCGGCGACGGGCTCTACCGGCCATGA
- a CDS encoding BMP family ABC transporter substrate-binding protein, producing the protein MSFLNRRMLMAGAAAILTFTVAAPAAAQVTDRPVKAAFIYVGPIGDFGWSYAHDQARLYLEEQLGDQVETTYVESVAEGPDAERVLRQLAQDGNDIIFATSFGFMNPTLRVAQQFPDVKFEHATGYQTAENMAAYNARFYEGRAVLGTIAGMMSETGKAGYVASFPIPEVVMGINAFTQAARAVNPDFETQVVWVNSWYDPAREAQAANALFDQGADVITQHTDSPGPLQAAEERGAIAFGQAWDMQSFAPNAHMTAIVDRWGPYYVQRVQAVIDGTWETGSVWLGMKEGEVEMAPFNEAMPEDVRAAAQKIVDDTVAGTYHVFTGPIRDQAGEERVADGEVIPDEELLSMEWYVEGVRN; encoded by the coding sequence ATGAGCTTCCTCAACCGCCGCATGCTGATGGCCGGCGCCGCCGCCATCCTCACCTTCACGGTCGCCGCGCCCGCCGCCGCGCAGGTCACGGACCGCCCCGTGAAGGCGGCCTTCATCTATGTCGGCCCGATCGGCGATTTCGGCTGGTCCTACGCCCACGACCAGGCGCGCCTCTACCTGGAGGAGCAGCTCGGCGACCAGGTGGAGACGACCTATGTGGAGAGCGTGGCCGAGGGGCCGGACGCCGAGCGCGTGCTGCGCCAGCTCGCGCAGGACGGCAATGACATCATCTTCGCCACCTCCTTCGGCTTCATGAACCCGACGCTCCGTGTGGCTCAGCAGTTCCCGGACGTGAAGTTCGAGCACGCCACCGGCTACCAGACCGCCGAGAACATGGCCGCCTACAACGCGCGCTTCTACGAGGGCCGCGCGGTGCTGGGCACCATCGCCGGCATGATGTCGGAAACCGGCAAGGCCGGCTATGTCGCCTCCTTCCCGATCCCGGAAGTGGTGATGGGCATCAACGCGTTCACCCAGGCCGCCCGCGCGGTGAACCCGGACTTCGAGACGCAGGTCGTGTGGGTGAACTCCTGGTACGACCCCGCGCGCGAGGCGCAGGCCGCCAACGCGCTGTTCGACCAGGGCGCCGACGTGATCACCCAGCACACCGATTCGCCCGGCCCGCTCCAGGCGGCCGAGGAGCGCGGCGCCATCGCCTTCGGCCAGGCCTGGGACATGCAGAGCTTCGCGCCCAACGCGCACATGACCGCCATCGTGGACCGCTGGGGCCCCTATTACGTGCAGCGCGTGCAGGCGGTGATCGACGGCACCTGGGAGACGGGCAGCGTCTGGCTGGGCATGAAGGAGGGCGAGGTGGAGATGGCGCCCTTCAACGAGGCCATGCCGGAGGATGTGCGGGCCGCCGCCCAGAAGATCGTGGACGACACCGTCGCCGGCACCTATCACGTCTTCACCGGACCGATCCGCGACCAGGCCGGAGAGGAGCGCGTGGCCGATGGAGAGGTCATCCCCGACGAGGAGCTGCTTTCCATGGAGTGGTATGTGGAAGGCGTGCGCAACTAG
- a CDS encoding ABC transporter ATP-binding protein, translating into MPPRLELLSISKRYPGVVANDSISFSVAPGAIHALLGENGAGKSTLVKIIYGVQKADEGAILFDGREVEIASPRQARSLGLAMVFQHFCLFEAMTVLENIALGMDEPPPGRELEARVREVLAHYKLALDPHRIVHTLSVGERQRIEIVRALLVSPKLLIMDEPTSVLTPQEVEELFATLRQLAAEGCSILYISHKLDEIKALCSTATILRGGRVVATCDPARETARSMAEMMIGGNLKDVQRRGWRAFGEPRLTVEGLSAPGEPPFGTSLKDIALQVRSGEIFGIAGVAGNGQGELFEVLSGEKMQGVAGSIRIGEEETVSQGVSARRRLGLASVPEERNGHAAVPAMSLAENAILSARGRARLSSGGLLRTGAARDFAASVISAFSVKATGPNAAAGSLSGGNLQKFIMGREIGQDPAVLIVSQPTWGVDAGAAAFIRQAMADLAEKGAAILVISQDLDELLSICDRIAVINEGRLSKAMDVGAVSIEELGLLMGGIHGSPLAPAREEAVHVAQA; encoded by the coding sequence ATGCCGCCACGTCTTGAGCTCTTGTCGATCTCGAAGCGCTATCCGGGCGTCGTTGCCAACGATTCCATTTCCTTTTCCGTGGCCCCGGGCGCCATCCATGCCCTGCTGGGCGAGAACGGCGCTGGCAAGTCGACGCTGGTGAAGATCATCTACGGCGTGCAGAAGGCCGACGAGGGCGCCATCCTGTTCGACGGGCGCGAGGTGGAGATCGCCTCCCCGCGCCAGGCGCGCTCCCTCGGGCTGGCCATGGTGTTCCAGCACTTCTGCCTCTTCGAGGCCATGACGGTGCTGGAGAACATTGCGCTGGGCATGGACGAGCCGCCGCCCGGCCGCGAGCTGGAGGCGCGGGTGCGCGAAGTGCTGGCGCACTACAAGCTGGCGCTCGATCCGCATCGCATCGTGCACACCCTCTCCGTCGGCGAACGCCAGCGCATCGAGATCGTGCGCGCGCTTCTGGTCAGCCCCAAACTCCTGATCATGGACGAGCCGACCTCCGTCCTCACCCCGCAGGAGGTGGAGGAGTTGTTCGCCACGCTGCGCCAGCTCGCGGCCGAGGGCTGCTCCATCCTCTACATCTCGCACAAGCTGGACGAGATCAAAGCGCTCTGCTCCACCGCCACCATCCTGCGCGGCGGGCGCGTGGTGGCCACCTGCGATCCGGCGCGGGAAACGGCGCGCTCCATGGCCGAGATGATGATCGGCGGCAATCTGAAGGACGTGCAGAGGCGCGGCTGGCGCGCCTTCGGCGAACCGCGCCTCACGGTCGAGGGCTTGAGCGCCCCGGGCGAGCCGCCCTTCGGCACGAGCCTGAAGGACATCGCCCTTCAGGTCCGCTCGGGCGAGATCTTCGGCATTGCGGGCGTGGCCGGCAACGGGCAGGGCGAGCTGTTCGAGGTCCTGTCGGGAGAGAAGATGCAAGGGGTCGCGGGCTCGATCCGCATCGGGGAAGAGGAGACCGTGTCGCAGGGCGTCTCCGCCCGCCGGCGCCTCGGCCTTGCCAGCGTGCCGGAGGAGCGCAACGGCCATGCCGCGGTGCCGGCCATGTCCCTGGCCGAGAACGCCATTCTTTCGGCGCGCGGCCGCGCGCGCCTTTCCTCCGGCGGCCTCCTGCGCACGGGCGCGGCGCGCGATTTCGCCGCCTCCGTCATCTCCGCCTTCTCGGTGAAGGCCACCGGGCCGAACGCCGCCGCAGGCTCCCTCTCGGGCGGAAACCTGCAAAAGTTCATCATGGGCCGCGAGATCGGACAGGACCCGGCGGTGCTCATCGTCTCGCAGCCGACATGGGGGGTGGACGCGGGCGCGGCCGCCTTCATCCGGCAGGCGATGGCCGACCTTGCCGAGAAAGGTGCGGCAATCCTCGTGATCAGCCAGGACCTCGACGAGCTTCTGTCGATCTGCGACCGCATCGCCGTGATCAACGAGGGGCGCCTGTCGAAGGCGATGGATGTGGGCGCCGTGTCCATCGAGGAGCTGGGCCTCTTGATGGGCGGCATCCACGGCAGCCCCTTGGCGCCCGCGCGAGAGGAGGCCGTCCATGTCGCTCAGGCTTGA